Proteins encoded in a region of the Ornithodoros turicata isolate Travis chromosome 3, ASM3712646v1, whole genome shotgun sequence genome:
- the LOC135388164 gene encoding chymotrypsinogen B2-like yields MLSLLVFSVLATVCQGLGTSNCGSTPIAPELDAGDRVVNGREAVPGSWPWHAGIHYPPSWDSLYFCGATLIDDQHVLTAAHCTASLQPLLARIYLGSHQRIIKDDSQVDIEVDHMCMHKDPLKDVAVIKLKDKVKFSNSIQPACLPGIGDEVSENDTVYATGWGRTDAWDSTSRAAVLMQAELAVLSHERCNRDFRPPSRPAPDYAICTRPVQGTVCQHDSGGPLVRKSADGRWILEGVLYLGPRLCTSKDRALLFISTAKLAPWLREYERAEGDPEELLNFCDMAPNVTRLFLNDAVQWTP; encoded by the exons ATGTTGTCCCTCTTAGTCTTCAGCGTCCTTGCGACCGTCTGCCAAGGTCTAGGCACGTCCAACTGTGGTAGTACTCCCATCGCTCCAGAACTGGACGCAGGCGACAGGGTCGTGAATGGACGAGAGGCAGTGCCGGGCAGCTGGCCTTGGCACGCTGGAATTCATTATCCGCCCTCATGGGACTCTCTCTACTTCTGCGGAGCAACGCTCATCGATGACCAACACGTCCTCACAGCTGCCCACTGCACTGC GTCACTGCAGCCGCTATTGGCGAGAATTTACTTGGGCTCTCACCAGCGGATCATAAAGGATGACTCCCAGGTGGACATAGAAGTTGACCACATGTGCATGCATAAGGACCCTCTG AAGGATGTCGCCGTGATAAAGCTGAAAGACAAAGTTAAGTTTTCGAACAGCATCCAGCCAGCCTGCCTACCGGGGATCGGTGATGAGGTTAGCGAAAATGACACTGTCTACGCTACGGGATGGGGAAGAACAGACG CATGGGATTCGACCTCGCGCGCCGCCGTGTTGATGCAGGCAGAGTTGGCGGTGCTGTCCCACGAGCGCTGCAACCGGGACTTCCGTCCGCCAAGCCGGCCTGCTCCGGATTACGCCATTTGCACCAGGCCGGTGCAGGGGACCGTCTGTCAG CATGACAGCGGAGGTCCACTGGTGCGGAAGTCTGCGGATGGCCGCTGGATCCTGGAAGGCGTCCTGTACCTCGGACCAAGGCTCTGTACTAGTAAAGACCGCGCGCTCTTGTTCATCAGCACAGCAAAGTTAGCGCCCTGGCTACGAGAGTACGAGAGAGCCGAAGGAGACCCAGAAGAACTGTTGAACTTCTGTGACATGGCACCAAATGTCACGAGGCTCTTTCTCAACGACGCGGTTCAATGGACACCGTGA